In the Calderihabitans maritimus genome, CTCTCGTTTATTTTTCACTTCTATCTCCCTCAGGAAAGTTGGGTAACCTTAGGGAAGCCATATAGTTCCCGCGATTCAGTAGTCATACCCCGGGAAAGTCGGGTATTGTTACATTTTTCATACAGGGTATGCTACTTTGCCGTTGCCGCGGACGCTTTGACCTCATGCAAAAGCTTCAGGGGCGTCAGCTGGGACCGTAAATTATGCAACAAACAGAAAATCAGCCAAAAAATAGAATTTGAGAGATGGGAGGATTTTGGGGTCTTATAGCGAATAATATGTGTCATAGCAAAATGGCGAAATATAGCGAAAAATGTCGTCAACTGGAGGTGATGATTGACAGGAACATTAGGAGGAAAAAGTTGGCTTGAAGAATTAATTTGAACAATATATAGAAAGGAGTCGGAGTATATGTCGTGGAAAAAACTGGTACTACCATTGTTGTTTATTACATTGATCGCAGCTTTTCTGACTGGTTGCGGTGCCAAAGAGGAAGCAACCGCTCCTGCGGGTGGGGAACAGCAGTCTGCCGCGGAAGAGATGGTACTGAGGTATAACTTGGCAACGGAACCTGAGACATTAGACCCGGCCTTAGCGACTGGTCAGCCGGAGTTAACGGCGATCAATGCTTTCTTCGAGGGTCTTACCCGGCTCGATGAGAGCTATGAGCCACAGCCGGCTATGGCCGAGAGTTGGGACATCTCCGAGGACGGACTGGTTTACACGTTCCACCTGCGCGATGGGATAAAATGGACCAATGGCGACCCGGTTACGGCATATGATTTTGAATATGCCTGGAAACGGGTTCTCAATCCGGATACGGCGGCGGACTATGCATATATGCTTTGGTATATTAAAAACGCCGAGAAATATACCAGCGGCGAAGTTTCCGCTGACGAAGTCGGAATCAAGGCCATCGATGAGAAAACGCTGGAGGTGACGCTGGAAGCGCCGGCGCCTTACTTCCTGTCCCTTACGGCTTTCCCAACTTACTTCCCCGTTCATAAGGCCACGGTAGAGGCCGATCCCGACGGCTGGGCTGGCGAAGCGGAAACGATAGTATCCAATGGACCCTTTAAGCTGATTAAATGGGAGCATAAAAACGTTTTGGAATTAGTTCCTAACGAGAATTACTGGGACCGCGAAACTGTCAAGCTCGACAAACTGGTCTTCTACACCGTGGAGGAAGAGAGCACCGAACTGGCTATGTTCGAGACGGGTGATCTTGACATTCTGGACAATC is a window encoding:
- a CDS encoding peptide ABC transporter substrate-binding protein, translating into MSWKKLVLPLLFITLIAAFLTGCGAKEEATAPAGGEQQSAAEEMVLRYNLATEPETLDPALATGQPELTAINAFFEGLTRLDESYEPQPAMAESWDISEDGLVYTFHLRDGIKWTNGDPVTAYDFEYAWKRVLNPDTAADYAYMLWYIKNAEKYTSGEVSADEVGIKAIDEKTLEVTLEAPAPYFLSLTAFPTYFPVHKATVEADPDGWAGEAETIVSNGPFKLIKWEHKNVLELVPNENYWDRETVKLDKLVFYTVEEESTELAMFETGDLDILDNPPLEEMDRLKNEGLVIGSDLAVYYYMFNVEKEPFDDPRVRRAFAMAIERQALIDAVTKAGQRPAYAFVPYGIINPVTGKDFREEGGDYFTEDIEEAKRLLAEAGYPDGKGLPPIEILYNTSEGHKKIAEAIQQMWRKNLGVENVTLRNEEWGVYLESRDQGNFQVARAGWAADYLDPMTFLDMWLKDGGNNNTNWWDPEYEDLITTAKSTGDQKVRFEAMHKAEEILMRDMPIAPIYFYTDPYLMKDYVKGVVKLPFGPEMEFKHAYIEK